In bacterium, the following are encoded in one genomic region:
- a CDS encoding T9SS type A sorting domain-containing protein codes for MIVDLIIKSLSQFRTRHTIAFLIFATSGLHTVSNAAFPDSHGIFYIRNFTNSHLIWQPLDQSAAVDLGSLGTTANRVKCSEEYVIVVHSGGFQTGSGSALWYATVIEVTQAIQLQRVIQWTTCTFPAFSNAYDVAIVGDTAWVTLLGSSQIAGVRLSTNQQFATVNTASYPQDVLLANRQLYVSGSGFGSGRYVARHNPITGLLIDSIAVGTNPQGLCVYDENIYVACSGTSWTQPPIAGNCTIIHPTGLTTSIIHPTITAHPFSITATTSGRIVLIDSNEPRVFQIEQTQPGDYRLIVPAAVVADWNVVATVQDSLVVSSLQLDVLNVFDSDWNPGQSYSTSGNAAAMEFWQGRNNTVSEQRSHVPNNTVLQTVYPNPFNSSTNILLRLPHSESGTLTIFDRSGREIQRNVVHGNGSGNTRITIRLNDKASGTYFAQWIGKGSQETIPLELVK; via the coding sequence ATGATCGTCGATTTAATTATCAAGTCGTTATCTCAATTCCGCACTCGACACACCATTGCGTTTCTCATTTTTGCCACCAGTGGTTTACATACTGTCAGCAATGCCGCATTTCCTGATTCACATGGGATATTCTACATCCGGAATTTTACGAATTCTCATCTCATCTGGCAACCGTTGGATCAATCTGCAGCAGTCGATTTAGGGTCGTTAGGTACGACAGCGAACCGGGTCAAATGCTCAGAAGAATATGTTATTGTTGTTCATTCGGGTGGGTTTCAAACGGGAAGCGGTAGCGCGCTCTGGTATGCCACCGTAATCGAAGTGACCCAAGCAATCCAACTGCAACGAGTCATCCAATGGACGACCTGCACCTTCCCTGCTTTCTCTAATGCTTACGACGTTGCAATCGTTGGCGATACCGCATGGGTGACCTTGTTAGGATCAAGTCAAATCGCCGGAGTTCGATTGAGTACGAACCAGCAATTCGCTACGGTAAACACAGCATCTTATCCACAAGATGTTCTTTTGGCGAATCGACAACTGTATGTCAGCGGTTCCGGTTTTGGATCAGGGCGATACGTCGCTCGCCACAACCCAATCACCGGATTACTCATCGACAGTATCGCGGTCGGCACGAATCCACAAGGATTGTGCGTTTACGATGAGAACATTTACGTTGCCTGTTCCGGAACCAGTTGGACGCAACCGCCGATCGCTGGTAATTGCACAATCATCCATCCAACCGGACTTACAACGAGTATCATCCATCCTACTATTACTGCTCACCCTTTCAGCATTACAGCCACTACTTCAGGGCGAATTGTCTTGATCGATTCCAACGAACCAAGAGTCTTTCAGATTGAGCAGACACAACCTGGCGACTATCGTTTGATCGTTCCGGCAGCCGTTGTGGCTGACTGGAATGTTGTTGCCACGGTACAGGATTCCCTTGTAGTTTCATCATTGCAATTAGATGTTCTTAATGTTTTCGATTCCGATTGGAATCCCGGTCAATCTTACTCCACCTCTGGCAATGCTGCGGCGATGGAGTTTTGGCAGGGAAGAAACAATACCGTTTCGGAACAGCGATCACACGTACCAAACAACACCGTACTTCAAACGGTGTATCCAAATCCATTTAACTCGAGTACGAATATTCTCCTCCGGTTACCACATAGCGAATCGGGAACCCTAACAATTTTCGATCGGAGCGGGCGAGAGATTCAGCGGAATGTCGTTCATGGCAATGGTAGCGGCAATACCCGAATCACGATTCGTCTTAACGATAAGGCAAGCGGTACTTACTTTGCGCAATGGATAGGGAAAGGTTCTCAAGAAACAATACCACTTGAGTTAGTGAAGTGA
- a CDS encoding cell surface protein: MKYHFHWLCLLLLIGLLGCSKDDSENPVVPETADPWPDEVISFRPGSGAGFGQSNYPGNVLGAPDTSASWYSPSNRETEILAMGNGGELVLAFRDGGIENGEGVDFTIFENVFENRISHELYQECAFVSVSDNGNDWFTFPYDTITFVGLAGRTPTNGNINPTMFPEAGGDGFDLATVGLQHATFVKLTDCGSSIPDDGDSFDLDAIVVLNGEGK; this comes from the coding sequence GTGAAGTACCACTTCCATTGGCTCTGCCTACTCTTGCTTATCGGTCTTTTGGGTTGTTCAAAGGACGATTCCGAAAACCCGGTTGTTCCGGAAACTGCCGACCCGTGGCCCGATGAAGTGATTTCCTTCCGTCCCGGTTCAGGAGCGGGATTTGGACAATCGAATTATCCCGGAAATGTATTAGGAGCGCCCGATACTTCTGCCAGTTGGTACTCCCCCTCTAATCGGGAAACTGAAATCCTTGCGATGGGAAATGGTGGCGAACTTGTGTTGGCATTTCGCGATGGCGGCATCGAAAACGGTGAGGGAGTCGACTTCACCATTTTTGAAAATGTCTTTGAGAACCGGATATCTCATGAATTGTACCAGGAGTGCGCCTTCGTGTCCGTAAGCGATAATGGGAACGATTGGTTTACTTTCCCTTATGACACAATAACTTTCGTAGGATTGGCAGGTCGAACCCCAACCAATGGAAACATCAATCCTACAATGTTCCCGGAAGCGGGGGGAGATGGCTTCGATTTAGCAACCGTTGGATTGCAACATGCTACTTTCGTGAAATTAACCGATTGTGGTTCCAGCATACCTGACGATGGCGATTCCTTCGATCTCGATGCAATCGTTGTGCTGAACGGTGAAGGCAAGTAA